Sequence from the Arthrobacter pigmenti genome:
CAACCAGCCGGCGTCGTTCGTGTGGTGCCGGAGTCCACCGGAAGCGCACGGTGAGTTGGCCGCGCCGGGCAAGCACGACGGCGATAGCCCCTGCTGCGAGTACAGGCACGCCTCCCGCGATCAGCAGGGTAGTCTGCGCCCCGATGTTCTCGGCCAGCCAGCCAATCATCGGTCCGCCCACGGCCTGCCCTCCGATGAGGACCATCATGTAGAGGCTCATCACCCGGCCCCTGATCGCCACGTTCGTGGAAACCTGGACCAACTGGTTGGCGCCGGTGACGAACCAGAGACTTCCGACTCCGGCGAAGAACATCAGCACGGTGAAGGCGAACTGGTTCGGAACGTACGCAGCCAGTGCCATGAATCCGCCGAAGGCCGTCATACCGCCCAGCACGCCGCGAAGCCGAAGTTGTGTGCGCCGGGTGGAGGCGAGTGCACCCACAAGGGCTCCGGTTGCCAGCGCCGTGTTGAGCAGCCCGTAACCTCCGGCGCCGGAATGAAACACGCTGTCGGCAAAAGCTGCCATGAGCACTGGCGTGCTCAACGCGAAAATGGCCACGAAACCGGCGGCGACCGTGCACCAGAGGATGGGCGGCTTGCTGACCAGATAGCGGGCGCCCTGCCGGAGCTGCCCCTTGGTCCTCGGCGCAGGTGCCACGGTGTTCAGCTGGTCGGTGCGAAGCCTGTACAGGGTGAACACCGTATAGGTGCAGGCAAGCGCGTTGATGGCGAACGCCCAGCCGCCGCCAACCGCCACGATGAGGATGCCGCTGACAGCAGGTCCGACCATGGCGCCGAGCTGGAAGACCGAGGAGTTGAGGCTGATCGCGTTGCGCAGGTAGGTGGGACCAACCAGGTCATTGACGAAGACCTGCCTTGCCGGAGCATCCACGACGGTAACGAGGCCGATCACAAAAGCGATGACGTAGACGTGCCACACCTGGATGAGTCCGGTGAGGGCCAGGACGGCCATTGCCGTTGCCATGAGCGCGGCGATGCTTTGGGTGATGATGAGGAGCAGCCGCTTCGGATAGCGATCGGCCACCACCCCGCCCCACGGACCAAGCAGAAGCATGGGAGCGAACTGCAACGCCACAGTGATTCCAACGGCCGTGACGGAGCCGGAGAGCTGCAGAACCATCCAATCCTGGGCAATGCGCTGCATCCAGAGTGCGACGACAGCAACCAGGTGGGAGATTGCGAAGAGACGGAAGTTGGGGATTCGTAGGGAGATGAAGGTGTCGCGCCAGGCTGGGCGCTGTGTGGTTACGGGGATCGGTGCGGTCAGTGTGGGATCTCCGGCGGGCGCGGAGGGGGGTGGGGGTGCCAAGGTGTCTTCCTGAATTGATGGGACTGTTACCTGATTGAGATGCACCTTCAACGCTAGCCATCACCGTGCGCATTCACGAAGCCTATTGAGACTATAAGTACTATTGAAGAACGTAATGACTCCCGTCGAAGGACAGTAAGTGTTCGATTCCCTACAGCTCAAGACGTTCCTTGCCGTCGCTGAGACCCAGAGCTTCACCGGTGCGGCGACCCAACTGGGCCTCAGTCAGCCGACCGTCAGCCAGCATGTGCGCAAACTGGAGAAGGCAGCCGGACGGATGCTGATTGCGCGCGACACCCGTGAGGTTCGCCTGACCGACAACGGCGATGCCATGGCAGGTTTCGCACGGACCATCCTCGCCGCGCAGGAACAGGCACTCAGCTATTTCTCCGGCTCCGCAATGCGCGGCCGGCTGCGATTCGGTGTGGCCGATGACCTCGCCATCACGCAACTCCCCCGCATCCTCCGCCACTTCCGGCAGCTCTATCCACAGATCAACCTCGAACTCACCGTCTCCCAGAGCCCTCCCCTCCTGCGCAGGCTGCGGGCGGGGCAGCTCGACCTTATTTTCATCAAGTACATGACCGGCACGGGCGAAGGCACCCTTGTCCAGCGCGATCGTCTCGTCTGGGCGGGCCACGGAAAAACAACGCTCGACGACGGCGCCCCGGTCCCCCTGATCGCCTACCAGGCGCCGAGCCTGAGCCGGCAGATGGCGATCGATGCGCTCGAGCGGGCGGGCAGGACCTGGCGGATCACCTGCAACACCCGTGAAATCAACGGGGTCCTCGCTGCTGCGCGGGCGGGAATCGGGCTGGCGGTCTTTCCGCAATCACTCATCCCCGAGGACCTGGTGCAGGTCACCAACCGGTTTGACCTGCCGACCCTCGGCGACGTCGACTTCACGCTGCTCAGCAACCCGCTGGCTAACCAGGAACTGGTCGAGGCGCTGAGCTCGGCGATCCTCGGCCGGGCGCTGCGAAAGGCACCGGACGCGTAGGCGGATTGGCGTGCTCAACCCCACATGGCAGCACGGGAGGGGCAAGCGTAGACTGGACGCTGATGAATCGCACAATGTTCAAGTCCAAAATCCACCGCGCAACGGTCACCCACGCAGATCTGCACTACGTGGGTTCAGTAACCGTTGACCTGGACCTGCTTGAGGCAGCGGATATCCTGCCCGGCGAGATGGTCTCGATTGTGGACGTCACCAACGGCGCGCGGCTGGAAACGTACACCATCGCGGGTGAGCGCGGCTCGGGCGTCCTTGGCATCAACGGGCCGGCAGCCCATCTGGTCCATCAGGGTGACACGGTCATCCTGATCACCTATGCGGCAATGACCACCGAAGAGGCACACGCGTACACACCCACGATCGTGCACGTGGATTCGAACAACCGGATCATCGAACTCGGTAATGATCCCGCTGAGGGCCTCACGGAGGGCCTTGAACGTCCACCGTTCGCGCTGAACAACGCAGCGCTTCTCTAGCTCCCGCAACCACCTTCCTGCACAAGCGGGTCCGCGCATACTGCGGACTCGCTTGTCTTCGTTATACCTCCCGCCGAACGCTTCCCAGGCGCGCCAACCACGTCCTAGCGAATTGTCCACTCAAGGCATATGGTCAGGAAGACAAGTATGCTTCCGGTCCCAGCGACTGCATCAGTCCCAGGGCCGCAGGCTGGCAAGGCTCGATGTGGAGGCGAGGTACGTATGCCGGGAAATCGCGGGACCCGCAAGGGTATGAGGCAGGAAAAGAACCGGACCAGGAGGCGGCCGGGTGCGGTTGCGGCGGCGTCGCTCGGGCTCGCTTCGCTCCTGCTGAGCGGATGCGGACCAGCGAATTCCGGTGTCCCGACGCTCACCTGGTATATCAATCCCGACGCCGGCGGGCAGGCTGCGATTGCCCAGCTCTGCACCGAGCAGGCCAATGGCGAATACCGGATCGAAACGTCCCTCCTTCCGAACGACGCCGCAGCGCAGCGCGAACAACTGGCGCGTAGGCTCGCGGCCGGCGATGACTCGCTGGACATCATGAGCATCGACCCGCCGTTCGTACCCGAGCTGGCAACGTTCCTTGCGCCCGTTCCCGAGGAAACGGCTCAGGCCACCACGGAGAACACCCTCGAGGGCGCACTGCAGGGTGCGATGTACGAAGACGAATTGGTCACCGTACCGTTCTGGGCGAACACGCAGATCCTCTGGTACCGGGAGTCCGTTGCCGAGGAAGCAGGACTGGACATGTCGCAGCCTGTGACCTGGGATCAGCTGATGGAAGTTGCCGCCGCACAGGATGTGGAATTGGGTGTGCAGGGCTCGCAGGCGGAGTCAATGACGGTCTGGATCAACTCGTTGATCGAATCGGCTGGCGGCACCATCCTCGAGAACCCTGAAGCGGAGGCTGATGAGATCGAGCTTGGCCTGGTGAGCGACGCCGGCCGCGAGGCGGCACGCATCATCGGAACCATTGGCGACGAGGGCCTTGGCGGCCCAGGCCTCGCGACGTCCACGGAGAATACGTCGCTGACCCTCTTCCAGGGCGAGAGCGGATCCTTCATGGTCAACTATCCGTTCGTCTGGCCTGCAACGCAGGGAGCTGTGGAGGACGGCACATTGGACCAGTCGGTCCTGGACGACATCGGTTGGGCCCTGTATCCGCGGGTCTCCGAGGATACGGAGACAGCCCCGCCGCTGGGTGGGATCAACCTCGGGGTCGGCGCGGGAAGTGACAACCCCGAACTGGCGTACCAGGCCATCGAGTGCATCGTGCAGCCCGAGAACCAGACGGAGTACTTCCTCACCAACGGAAACCCGCCCTCGAACTCGGAAGCATACGAGGATCCGCGGATTGAAGAACAGTTCCCCATGGCTGACACCATCCGCGAATCGCTCGAAATCGCAGCACCCCGTCCGCAGACCCCCTTCTACAACGAGATCTCCAGCGGCCTGCAGCAAACCTGGACTCCGCCCGATGAGGTGGATCCGGAAACCACACCGGAGGAATCGGCGGAGTTCATCACCGCTGTGCTGAGAGGGGAGAGACTGCTGTGACCAGCACGATCACCAAAAACCCGAAGGCCATGAAAGCCAACGGCAAGAACAACCGCAACAACGACTACAGCGACCGTGCCAGGGCGGAACGCCGGCTGGGCTGGATGCTCGCCGGTCCGGCATTCATCATTATGCTCGCGGTGACCCTGTATCCGATCCTGCAGGCATTCTTCGATTCGCTCTACGCGTTCCGTCTGACGGCACCGGATGAGCGCGAATTCATCCTCCTGCAGAACTACGTGACAATCCTCAGCGACCCGGTGTGGTGGCGCGACCTCTGGACCACTGTCCTGATCACCATCGTGACCGTCGCCGTCGAACTGGTGCTCGGCTTCGCGCTGGCGCTGGTGATGCACCGGGCACTCAAGGCAGTGCGCGGCTGGCTACGGACCGCCATCCTGGTGCCCTACGGCATCATCACCGTGGTCTCGGCATATGCATGGTTCTACGCCTTCGACATCAGCTCGGGCTATGTGAATAGCTGGTTCGACTGGGTCCCCGGGATTGACCAGGACCTTAACTGGTTCGCCCAGGCGAGCACCGCGTTACCGGTGATTATGGCCTCTGAGATCTGGAAGACCACGCCCTTCATCTCGCTCCTTCTGCTGGCTGGCCTCGCACAGGTTCCGGATGAACTGACGGAAGCCGCCAAGGTGGACGGCGCCACATGGTGGGAGCAGATGCGCAAGGTCATCATCCCGAACATGAAGGCGGCGATCATGGTCGCTGTCCTGTTCAGGGCCCTGGACGCGTTCCGAATATTCGACAACGTGTTCATCATGACCAATGGCCAATATGGCACCGAAGTGCTCTCATTACTCGCCTATCGGACGTCCATCACCAGGTTGGAAATAGGCCTCGGTTCAGCGGTTTCGGTTCTGCTCTTCGTCTGCGTGCTCTTGATCAGCTTCGTAGCGATCAAGGTGTTCAAGGTTGACCTCGCCGGAACGACAGGAGGAAAGCGATGAAATCGACCGGCCGCGAAAAGCTCTGGTGGACAATCATCTCCATTGCGGTTCTGATCTACGCGCTCTTCCCTGTGGCATCGATCTTCGCCACCTCGTTCAAATCGGCGGGCGATCTCACCAACGGCAACTTCCTCCCCTCCCCCGGCGCTGCCACGCTGGACAATTACGAGCAGATCCTGGTCGGTGACGCACAGGAACTGTTCCTCACCGCGCTCTGGAACTCGATAGGTATCTCGCTGATCGCAACGGCCATCGCCGTCGTGCTGGCCACCCTGTGCGCCTACGCGATTGCGCGGCTCGAATTTCCCGGCAAAAAAGTCATCCTGACGACGGCGCTGGCCGTGTCGATCTTCCCGGTCATCTCCATCGTGACGCCGCTGTTCAACCTGTGGCGGAACATCGGTCTCTACGACACGTGGATCGGCCTCATCATTCCGTACCTATCGCTGACCCTGCCGATCTCCATCTGGACGCTGGCGGCGTTCTTCCGCCAGATCCCCTGGGAACTCGAGCAAGCCGCACAGGTTGACGGCGCCACCACCTGGCAGGCGTTCCGGAAGGCGATCGTGCCGCTTGCCGCACCGGGCGTATTTACGACGGCGATTATCGCCTTCTTCATCGCCTGGAACGACTTCGTGTACGGCATTTCGCTCACGTCTACGGAAGCCGCCCGGCCGGTTCCTGCGGCCCTTGCGTTCTTCACCGGGGCCTCGCAGTTCGAGTCTCCAACCGGCGCCATCTCGGCGGCGGCAATCATTGTGACCATACCGGTTGTGCTGCTGGTGTTGCTGTTCCAGCGGCAGATCGTTTCAGGCCTTACCCAGGGCGCAGTCAAGGGCTGAGACCCGAAGAAACTGAAGGAAGAGGACCAGAAGAACATGGCTTCGATAACGCTGAAGAACCTCGTCAAGAAGTACGGTGACGGTTTTCCTGCCGTCAATGACATCAGTATCGACATTGAGGACGGCGAGTTCATCATCCTGGTCGGCCCGTCCGGCTGCGGAAAGTCCACCCTGCTGCGCATGATCGTAGGCCTGGAGGACATCACCTCCGGTGACCTCTACATCAATGAGGAGCGGGTCAACTCCAAGGCACCACGTGACCGCAACCTGGCCATGGTGTTCCAGAACTATGCGCTGTACCCGCATTTGACGGTGTTCGAGAACATCGCGTTCCCGTTGCGCCTCGCGAAGGGCAAGCACAGCGAGGACCAGGTGCAGAAGCTCGTCACGGAGGCGGCTGCCACACTGGAATTGACCGATCACCTGCAGCGGAAACCCGCCAACCTTTCCGGCGGCCAGCGGCAGCGCGTGGCGATGGGCCGGGCGATTGTGCGGCAGGCGGACGCGTTCCTCTTCGACGAGCCGCTTTCCAACCTGGACGCGAAGCTGCGCGGGCAGATGCGTTCGGAGATCTCGCAGATGCAGCGCCGCCTGGGCACCACCTCGGTTTACGTTACTCACGACCAGACCGAGGCCATGACCCTTGGTGACCGCGTTGCTGTCCTGAAGAAGGGCGAGCTCCAACAGATTGCCTCTCCGCGGGAACTCTACGAACAGCCCGTGAACCTGTTTGTTGCCGGGTTCATCGGATCGCCTTCGATGAACTTCCTCCCCGCGACGATCGAGAACGGGAAGCTGCAGACGTCCCTCGGCGAACTGGACATTCCCGAGGATCGCGCTGCAAAGGCTGAGGGCCGCAAGGTGGTCCTGGTGGGTGTCAGGCCGGAGTTCTTCGAGGACGCGAAACTGGTGGATGATGCGAAGAAGCCGCACGGATCCACCTTCACGGCTACGCTCACCCACACCGAGTGGCTGGGCAACGAGCAGTACGGGTACATCAATTTCGACCCGTCGCCCGAGGTCCGGGAGCTCCTCAACAACCTCGCGCGCGAAATGGATGCCGACGAGCTCAGGCCCCAGGTGGTGGTCACGCTCGACGCCGCAAGCCGTATCCGTGGCGGACGGGAGTCGGAGATCTGGGTGGACACCCGCAAGCTCCACCTGTTCGATGCCGAAACCGGTGAGAACCTCACGCGGGACGCCGAAGCGGGCGCCGCGCTGACGGCTGAGGCCAATGAGGAACGGGCTGAGGAGATCGCGAACGCACGAGCGGCCGACGACGAAGCCCGCGCCGGCAACAGCGCCGCCGACGGCGGGAGCCACGCCGCCGCCAGCTGAGGAACGCGGGGTACCCGCACGAGCGGAGCGAGTGCGGGGAATTTCCGACGCGCTAGGAACGCGGGGTACCCGCGCGAGCGGAGCGAGTGGGGGGAAGTTCCGACGCGCTAGGAACGCGGGGCGCGAGACCAGCGCCAAACAAACGACGACGCCGGCACCCAACCTGGGTGCCGGCGTCGTCGTTTGTTTGTAGTTCCAGACGCCCCTTGAACTACGTGTGTACGCTGTGACCATGGCGGGCAACGATGCGGATCATGCGGCACGGATAACTGCGGGTTACACCTTCGAGGGGCCCTCGATCCAGTTGGGCGCAGCGCTGGTGGGAGGTGAACTGCACCAGGGCGCGGCCGTGCGGTTGCCGCTCGCGATGATGAACCGGCACGGGCTGGTCTCCGGCGCGACCGGCACCGGCAAGACCATCACCCTGCAGGTCATGGCCGAACAGCTCAGCGCGCAGGGCGTCCCGGTCTTCCTGGCCGATATCAAGGGAGACCTCACCGGACTCTCCACGCCCGGGACAGCATCCGAGAAGCTTGGCAAGCGCACGACGTCGGTGGGCCAGAAGTGGGAACCGGCAAGCTTCCCGGTGGAGTACTTTTCCCTCGGCGGTGACGGTGTGGGTGTGCCCGTCCGCGCCACCATTTCGGACTTCGGGCCGCTGCTGCTGGCGCGTGTCCTGGACCTGAACGAAACGCAGGAATCCAGCCTGCAACTGGTATTCCACTATGCGGACCGGGCTGGCTTGGAACTGTTCAACCTGGCGGATCTGCGCGCGGTCATCGGGTTCCTCATCTCCGACGACGGCAAGCCGGCGCTGCAGGAACTAGGCGGGCTGTCGAAGGCCACGGCCGGCGTCATCCTGCGGGAACTCATCACGCTCGAGGCACAGGGAATGGACCGGTTCTTCGGTGAACCGGAGTTCGACACGGATGACCTGCTCCGCACCGACACCGAGGGGCGCGGCGTGATCAACTGTCTCGAGCTGCCCACCCTTCAGCAGAAACCGCAGTTGTTCTCGACCTTCCTGATGTGGCTGGTCGCCGATCTCTTCGCCGATCTACCGGAAGTTGGCGACATCGAGAAACCCAAGCTGGTCTTCTTCCTCGATGAGGCGCACCTGCTCTTCAACGGTGCGTCGAAGGCGTTCCTGCAGTCCATCCAGACAACCGTCCGGCTCATCCGCTCGAAGGGCGTCGGGATCTTCTTCGTCACCCAGACGCCGCGCGACGTTCCGGCGGAGGTGCTGGGACAGCTGGCGAACCGGGTTCAGCATGCGCTGCGTGCCTTCACGCCTGATGACGCGAAAGCACTCAAGTCCACAGTGTCGACGTTCCCCACGAGCCCGTACGACCTTGAGGAGGTCCTGACCTCAGCGGGCATCGGCGAAGCGGTAGTCACGGTGATGAACGAGAACGGTGCCCCGACGCCCGTCGCCTGGACGCGCATGTTCTCCCCGACCTCCACCATGGGCCCCTCTCCCGCCACTGTGGTCGAGGGGATTGTGGCCGCCTCCCCGCTGCTCGCCGAGTACGGAACACCGATCGACAGCCACTCGGCGTACGAAAAGCTTTCCGGGTCGCGGGACAGCGGACCGGTGCCACGCACGACGACGACGTCCGGCCCGCGCGCCGGCACAGACCGGAGTGCCGGCACAGACGAGGGTGCCGGTTCGGAGCAAGATCCCGGACGCGGGGCTCCTTCCGAGCGCCGGGCCCCTTCGCAGGCGGAGATCGACGCCGAGGCGAGACGGATCGAGGAAGAAATTCTCGGACGACCCAGTATGCGGCCTCCCACTGCGCCGCGCGGCGACTCGGCCCCGCAACGCTCCCACTCCGGCGAGGGGCAGTCACAGCGCACCGGGACACAACCGCCGGCTCCTCCGGCCAGCCAGCAGCGTCAGGAGAACCGCGAGATGGTTGACGCTGCCCTGAAGGTCGCGGGCACGATCGGCGTGGAACTCGTCCGGGGACTGTTCGGCACCCAACGCAAGCGGCGCCGTCGTCGTTGGTAGTTCGGGCTGACGCCGGCGGCGCGGCGTCATGGTGCTAAGCGCCGTTAGTAGAACCAGTACCCCCATTGGGTAACGTAAGAGGGTGCATTCTTCCCGCGTGATACGAGTCCTGGCTGCCTGGCTGCTTGGGCTCATGCTCGCGGTGGTCGCGGCAATCGCAACGGTGATCCTCGTGAACACCCATGTGTTCGGGCCGCATCAGCAGGTGGAGAGCTACCTGGAGGCACTCAGGGAGGGTGACGGAGAGCGGGCGCTGGGGCTCCTCAACGCCACGGTTCCGGATGTGAATGCGGCTCTTCTCGACGGGCCGGCGCTCCAGCGTTCAGTGGACGGGATGGAGAATGTTGAGGTCGGTGATCCGCAACGCTCGGGCGAGAACCGCATGCAGGTCGACGTCACGTACACCATCCGGGACATGGAGCACACGTCCTCGTACGTGCTTGAGAAGACCGGCACGGAGTGGCTGTTCTTCAATCGGTGGGAATTTGTGCCGGCAGCGTTGCCCACGCTTGAGGTGTCCGTCATCAATGAGAACGAGGCAACGCTCAACGGAACCCGCGTGGTGGTGCCGGAAGGCCGAAGCCAGTTCGCAGTGTTCTATCCGGCCGAAGTCGAAGCCCATTACACGAGCGAGTACTTCGCCGCACCCGCCCAGACCGTTGCCGTGACCAATCGGCAACAGGGCGCCGTGAGCCTGAACCTGGCGACCGAAGCTACGCCTGCCCTGGTCGAAGCGGTCAACGCACAACTGAAGAGCTTCCTCGACTCCTGCGCGGAACAGGCAGTTTTCCAGCCGACCAACTGCCCGTTCGGTTTCCAGACCGAGAACCGGGTTGCCGCGCCGATCAACTGGTCCATCGCCGAATACCCCTCAGCCAGCATCGAGCCGTACAACGGCAACTGGGTCATCTCCACGCTGCGTGGCACGGTTCTGCTGGAGACGAGCCTGCAGGACCTCTTCACGGGCGCCATCGAGCCCATCAGCGTGCCGCAGGACTTCGAATTCGCTGCACGCCTCGCGGTCACTGACGAGGAAATCG
This genomic interval carries:
- a CDS encoding MFS transporter, which gives rise to MAPPPPSAPAGDPTLTAPIPVTTQRPAWRDTFISLRIPNFRLFAISHLVAVVALWMQRIAQDWMVLQLSGSVTAVGITVALQFAPMLLLGPWGGVVADRYPKRLLLIITQSIAALMATAMAVLALTGLIQVWHVYVIAFVIGLVTVVDAPARQVFVNDLVGPTYLRNAISLNSSVFQLGAMVGPAVSGILIVAVGGGWAFAINALACTYTVFTLYRLRTDQLNTVAPAPRTKGQLRQGARYLVSKPPILWCTVAAGFVAIFALSTPVLMAAFADSVFHSGAGGYGLLNTALATGALVGALASTRRTQLRLRGVLGGMTAFGGFMALAAYVPNQFAFTVLMFFAGVGSLWFVTGANQLVQVSTNVAIRGRVMSLYMMVLIGGQAVGGPMIGWLAENIGAQTTLLIAGGVPVLAAGAIAVVLARRGQLTVRFRWTPAPHERRRLVAIVPKVQAG
- a CDS encoding helicase HerA-like domain-containing protein; amino-acid sequence: MAGNDADHAARITAGYTFEGPSIQLGAALVGGELHQGAAVRLPLAMMNRHGLVSGATGTGKTITLQVMAEQLSAQGVPVFLADIKGDLTGLSTPGTASEKLGKRTTSVGQKWEPASFPVEYFSLGGDGVGVPVRATISDFGPLLLARVLDLNETQESSLQLVFHYADRAGLELFNLADLRAVIGFLISDDGKPALQELGGLSKATAGVILRELITLEAQGMDRFFGEPEFDTDDLLRTDTEGRGVINCLELPTLQQKPQLFSTFLMWLVADLFADLPEVGDIEKPKLVFFLDEAHLLFNGASKAFLQSIQTTVRLIRSKGVGIFFVTQTPRDVPAEVLGQLANRVQHALRAFTPDDAKALKSTVSTFPTSPYDLEEVLTSAGIGEAVVTVMNENGAPTPVAWTRMFSPTSTMGPSPATVVEGIVAASPLLAEYGTPIDSHSAYEKLSGSRDSGPVPRTTTTSGPRAGTDRSAGTDEGAGSEQDPGRGAPSERRAPSQAEIDAEARRIEEEILGRPSMRPPTAPRGDSAPQRSHSGEGQSQRTGTQPPAPPASQQRQENREMVDAALKVAGTIGVELVRGLFGTQRKRRRRRW
- the panD gene encoding aspartate 1-decarboxylase, whose product is MNRTMFKSKIHRATVTHADLHYVGSVTVDLDLLEAADILPGEMVSIVDVTNGARLETYTIAGERGSGVLGINGPAAHLVHQGDTVILITYAAMTTEEAHAYTPTIVHVDSNNRIIELGNDPAEGLTEGLERPPFALNNAALL
- a CDS encoding carbohydrate ABC transporter permease — its product is MKSTGREKLWWTIISIAVLIYALFPVASIFATSFKSAGDLTNGNFLPSPGAATLDNYEQILVGDAQELFLTALWNSIGISLIATAIAVVLATLCAYAIARLEFPGKKVILTTALAVSIFPVISIVTPLFNLWRNIGLYDTWIGLIIPYLSLTLPISIWTLAAFFRQIPWELEQAAQVDGATTWQAFRKAIVPLAAPGVFTTAIIAFFIAWNDFVYGISLTSTEAARPVPAALAFFTGASQFESPTGAISAAAIIVTIPVVLLVLLFQRQIVSGLTQGAVKG
- a CDS encoding LysR substrate-binding domain-containing protein — its product is MFDSLQLKTFLAVAETQSFTGAATQLGLSQPTVSQHVRKLEKAAGRMLIARDTREVRLTDNGDAMAGFARTILAAQEQALSYFSGSAMRGRLRFGVADDLAITQLPRILRHFRQLYPQINLELTVSQSPPLLRRLRAGQLDLIFIKYMTGTGEGTLVQRDRLVWAGHGKTTLDDGAPVPLIAYQAPSLSRQMAIDALERAGRTWRITCNTREINGVLAAARAGIGLAVFPQSLIPEDLVQVTNRFDLPTLGDVDFTLLSNPLANQELVEALSSAILGRALRKAPDA
- a CDS encoding extracellular solute-binding protein, whose protein sequence is MRQEKNRTRRRPGAVAAASLGLASLLLSGCGPANSGVPTLTWYINPDAGGQAAIAQLCTEQANGEYRIETSLLPNDAAAQREQLARRLAAGDDSLDIMSIDPPFVPELATFLAPVPEETAQATTENTLEGALQGAMYEDELVTVPFWANTQILWYRESVAEEAGLDMSQPVTWDQLMEVAAAQDVELGVQGSQAESMTVWINSLIESAGGTILENPEAEADEIELGLVSDAGREAARIIGTIGDEGLGGPGLATSTENTSLTLFQGESGSFMVNYPFVWPATQGAVEDGTLDQSVLDDIGWALYPRVSEDTETAPPLGGINLGVGAGSDNPELAYQAIECIVQPENQTEYFLTNGNPPSNSEAYEDPRIEEQFPMADTIRESLEIAAPRPQTPFYNEISSGLQQTWTPPDEVDPETTPEESAEFITAVLRGERLL
- a CDS encoding ABC transporter ATP-binding protein, whose product is MASITLKNLVKKYGDGFPAVNDISIDIEDGEFIILVGPSGCGKSTLLRMIVGLEDITSGDLYINEERVNSKAPRDRNLAMVFQNYALYPHLTVFENIAFPLRLAKGKHSEDQVQKLVTEAAATLELTDHLQRKPANLSGGQRQRVAMGRAIVRQADAFLFDEPLSNLDAKLRGQMRSEISQMQRRLGTTSVYVTHDQTEAMTLGDRVAVLKKGELQQIASPRELYEQPVNLFVAGFIGSPSMNFLPATIENGKLQTSLGELDIPEDRAAKAEGRKVVLVGVRPEFFEDAKLVDDAKKPHGSTFTATLTHTEWLGNEQYGYINFDPSPEVRELLNNLAREMDADELRPQVVVTLDAASRIRGGRESEIWVDTRKLHLFDAETGENLTRDAEAGAALTAEANEERAEEIANARAADDEARAGNSAADGGSHAAAS
- a CDS encoding carbohydrate ABC transporter permease is translated as MKANGKNNRNNDYSDRARAERRLGWMLAGPAFIIMLAVTLYPILQAFFDSLYAFRLTAPDEREFILLQNYVTILSDPVWWRDLWTTVLITIVTVAVELVLGFALALVMHRALKAVRGWLRTAILVPYGIITVVSAYAWFYAFDISSGYVNSWFDWVPGIDQDLNWFAQASTALPVIMASEIWKTTPFISLLLLAGLAQVPDELTEAAKVDGATWWEQMRKVIIPNMKAAIMVAVLFRALDAFRIFDNVFIMTNGQYGTEVLSLLAYRTSITRLEIGLGSAVSVLLFVCVLLISFVAIKVFKVDLAGTTGGKR